A portion of the Coturnix japonica isolate 7356 chromosome 4, Coturnix japonica 2.1, whole genome shotgun sequence genome contains these proteins:
- the QRFPR gene encoding pyroglutamylated RF-amide peptide receptor isoform X2 produces MRSLNITPEQFAQLLRDNNVTREQFIALYGLQPLVYVPELPGRTKVAFVLICVLIFALALFGNCLVLYVVTRSRAMRTVTNIFICSLALSDLLIAFFCVPFTMLQNISSEWLGGAFACKMVPFVQSTAIVTEILTMTCIAVERHQGIVHPLKMKWQYTNKRAFTMLGIVWLLAIIVGSPMWHVQRLEVKYDFLYEKVHICCLEEWASPTYQKIYTTFILVILFLFPLILMLCLYTKIGYELWIKKRVGDASVLQTIHGSEMSKISSLLGPFPHYSHDDGIQ; encoded by the exons ATGCGCTCCCTGAACATCACCCCGGAGCAGTTCGCGCAGCTCCTGCGGGACAACAACGTGACACGAGAGCAGTTCATCGCCCTGTACGGACTGCAGCCGCTTGTGTACGTCCCGGAGCTGCCGGGCCGCACCAAGGTGGCTTTCGTTCTCATCTGCGTGCTCATCTTCGCCCTCGCCCTTTTCGGCAACTGCCTGGTGCTCTACGTGGTGACCCGCAGCAGGGCCATGAGGACCGTCACCAACATCTTCATCTGCTCCTTGGCGCTCAGCGACCTCCTCATCGCTTTCTTCTGCGTCCCCTTCACCATGCTGCAGAACATCTCCTCCGAGTGGTTGGGCG GTGCCTTCGCTTGCAAGATGGTACCATTTGTTCAATCCACTGCCATTGTAACTGAGATTCTTACAATGACCTGCATCGCTGTGGAAAGACACCAGGGAATTGTGCATCCACTAAAAATGAAATGGCAGTACACCAATAAAAGGGCTTTCACGATGCTTG GCATAGTCTGGTTGCTGGCCATTATTGTTGGGTCACCTATGTGGCATGTGCAACGGCTTGAG GTTAAATATGACTTCCTGTATGAAAAAGTGCACATCTGTTGCTTGGAAGAGTGGGCCAGTCCAACTTATCAGAAGATATATACCACTTTTATACTTGTTatactctttctttttccattgatATTGATGCTTTGCTTATACACTAAAATTGGTTATGAACTCTGGATTAAGAAACGAGTGGGAGATGCTTCAGTTCTTCAAACTATTCATGGGAGTGAAATGTCTAAAATATCAAg TCTGTTGGGCCCCTTTCCACATTATTCACATGATGATGGAATACA